A single region of the Mycteria americana isolate JAX WOST 10 ecotype Jacksonville Zoo and Gardens chromosome 10, USCA_MyAme_1.0, whole genome shotgun sequence genome encodes:
- the PDZD11 gene encoding PDZ domain-containing protein 11, with product MEGRLPYDDFPVVFLPPYESPPAWVPPHERVYHPDYNNELTQFLPRTIVLKKPPGAQLGFNIRGGKASQLGIFISKVIPDSDAHRAGLQEGDQVLSVNDVDFQDIEHSKAVEILKTAREITMRVRYFPYNYQRQKERTVH from the exons ATGGAGGGCCGGCTGCCCTACGACGACTTCCCGGTGGTCTTCCTGCCGCCCTACGAGAGCCCGCCCGCCTGGGTGCCGCCGCATGAG AGGGTGTACCACCCCGACTACAACAACGAGCTCACCCAGTTCCTGCCCCGCACCATCGTCCTGAAGAAGCCGCCCGGGGCGCAG CTGGGCTTCAACATCCGGGGAGGAAAAGCTTCGCAGCTGGGGATCTTCATCTCTAAG GTGATCCCTGACTCGGACGCgcacagagctgggctgcaggaAGGGGACCAGGTGCTCTCGGTGAACGATGTGGATTTCCAGGACATTGAGCACAGCAAG gctGTGGAGATCCTGAAGACAGCCCGTGAAATCACCATGCGCGTGCGTTACTTCCCCTACA attaccagagacagaaggaaagaactgTTCACTAG